The Cervus elaphus chromosome 12, mCerEla1.1, whole genome shotgun sequence genome includes a region encoding these proteins:
- the LOC122705662 gene encoding olfactory receptor 4F15-like — MSGGNHSVVSEFVLLGLSSSWEIQLLLFCFSCLFYMLSMTGNLFIVVTVTSDPYLHSPMYFLLANLSIIDLIFCSIAAPRMICDLFRKQKVISFRGCIAQIFFSHAVGGTEMVLLIAMAFDRYVAICKPLHYLTVMSPRMCIFILVVAGTIGLTHSLTQLAFVVHLPFCGPNVLDSFYCDLPQLIKLACTDTYKLKFMVTANSGFISLGAFFLLILSYVFILVTLQKHPSGASSKALSTLSAHIIVVILFFGPLIFFYLSPSPSTHLDKFLAIFDAVLTPFLNPVIYTLRNREMKMAMRRMFCQLMTFRQKITRWFY, encoded by the coding sequence ATGAGTGGAGGCAACCACTCTGTGGTGTCTGAGTTTGTGTTGCTGGGACTCTCCAGTTCCTGGGAGATCCAGcttcttcttttttgcttttcttgtcttttctacATGTTAAGTATGACGGGAAACCTCTTTATTGTGGTTACTGTGACATCTGACCCTTACTTACACTCCCCAATGTATTTTCTGTTAGCAAATCTCTCCATCATTGACCTGATATTTTGCTCTATTGCAGCACCCAGGATGATCTGTGATCTTTTCAGGAAGCAAAAAGTCATCTCCTTTCGGGGCTGTATAGCTCAGATCTTCTTTAGTCATGCTGTGGGAGGCACAGAAATGGTGCTGCTCATCGCCATGGCCTTTGATAGATATGTGGCCATATGTAAGCCTCTCCACTACCTGACCGTCATGAGCCCACGAATGTGCATCTTTATTTTAGTGGTTGCCGGGACTATTGGTCTTACTCACTCATTGACTCAACTGGCTTTTGTGGTACACTTGCCTTTCTGTGGCCCTAATGTCTTGGACAGCTTTTACTGTGACCTTCCTCAGCTCATCAAACTTGCTTGTACAGATACTTATAAACTGAAGTTCATGGTCACTGCTAATAGTGGATTCATTTCCTTGGGTGCTTTCTTCTTGCTCATCCTGTCTTATGTATTCATCTTGGTCACTCTTCAGAAACACCCCTCAGGTGCTTCATCCAAGGCTCTTTCCACTCTGTCAGCTCATATTATTGTGGTGATTCTGTTCTTTGgtccactgatttttttctatctGTCACCCTCTCCTTCAACACATCTGGATAAATTTCTAGCCATATTTGATGCAGTTTTAACTCCTTTTCTCAATCCAGTCATCTACACACTCAGGAACAGAGAGATGAAGATGGCAATGAGGAGAATGTTCTGTCAGCTTATGACTTTTAGGCAAAAAATCACTAGATGGTTTTattga